A stretch of Bordetella genomosp. 13 DNA encodes these proteins:
- a CDS encoding fumarylacetoacetate hydrolase family protein, with amino-acid sequence MKRARVLYEGETYDATDVDGDKIQLSDGRVLEETEVTWLPPLEVGTIFVLALNYADHAKEIAFKKAPDAPVVFLKGPGSLTGHRRTTRRPAGVAYMHYECELAVVIGQRCKHVPKERAYEVIGGYTVANDYAIRDYLENYYRPNLRVKSRDAGTPIGPWLVDAADVPDPMNLRLRSWVNGKPTQDGNTRDMVFDIPTLIAYLSSFMTLNPGDVILTGTPDGVSDAAVGDEIITEVEGIGRLINTIVGDDVPA; translated from the coding sequence ATGAAGCGCGCCCGCGTCCTCTACGAAGGCGAAACCTACGACGCCACCGACGTCGACGGCGACAAGATCCAGCTCAGCGACGGTCGCGTCCTGGAAGAGACCGAGGTCACCTGGCTGCCGCCGCTCGAAGTGGGCACCATTTTCGTGCTCGCGTTGAATTACGCCGACCATGCCAAGGAGATCGCCTTCAAGAAGGCGCCCGACGCGCCGGTGGTATTCCTGAAGGGCCCGGGCTCGCTGACCGGGCATCGCCGCACCACCCGCCGGCCGGCCGGCGTGGCCTACATGCATTACGAGTGCGAACTGGCGGTGGTCATCGGCCAGCGCTGCAAGCACGTGCCGAAGGAACGCGCGTACGAGGTCATCGGCGGCTACACCGTGGCCAACGACTACGCCATCCGCGACTACCTGGAAAACTACTACCGCCCCAACCTGCGCGTGAAAAGCCGGGATGCCGGCACGCCCATCGGCCCGTGGCTGGTGGACGCCGCCGACGTGCCCGATCCCATGAACCTGCGGCTGCGCAGCTGGGTCAACGGCAAGCCCACGCAGGACGGCAACACGCGCGACATGGTGTTCGACATCCCGACGCTGATCGCATATCTGTCGAGCTTCATGACGCTGAACCCCGGCGACGTCATCCTGACCGGCACGCCCGACGGCGTGTCCGATGCCGCCGTGGGCGACGAGATCATTACCGAAGTCGAAGGAATCGGCCGCCTGATCAACACCATCGTCGGCGACGACGTGCCCGCCTGA
- a CDS encoding fumarylacetoacetate hydrolase family protein yields the protein MANCFSSPRVIYGTLLNDRATLTRMAGAFTQQPYKAPPVNPVLYIKPANTYAPPGAQVEVPSDPGVVRIDATLGVVFLCDTRRVEPHSAMSHVAGFVIASDITLPHDDLYRPPLLQRCRDGFCPITPRLLPQPDFEPDTARIDISINGKLAHRRSLEGLHRSIPQLIADVSADMTLSAGDVLLVGAPEGAPLARPGDHVRIDVAGLGSLEHSLVAEGAHA from the coding sequence ATGGCGAATTGCTTTTCCTCTCCTCGTGTCATCTACGGCACGCTGTTGAACGACCGGGCCACGCTCACGCGGATGGCTGGCGCATTCACCCAGCAGCCGTACAAGGCGCCGCCGGTGAACCCGGTGCTATATATCAAGCCGGCCAACACCTACGCCCCGCCGGGCGCGCAGGTCGAGGTACCGTCCGACCCCGGCGTGGTCCGCATCGATGCCACGCTGGGCGTCGTTTTCCTGTGCGACACGCGGCGCGTCGAGCCGCATAGCGCCATGAGCCACGTGGCAGGCTTCGTCATCGCCAGCGACATCACGCTGCCCCATGACGACCTGTACCGTCCGCCGCTGCTGCAGCGCTGCCGCGACGGCTTCTGCCCGATCACGCCGCGCCTGCTGCCCCAACCCGACTTCGAGCCCGACACGGCGCGCATCGACATCTCCATCAACGGCAAACTGGCGCACCGCCGCAGCCTCGAAGGACTGCACCGCTCCATCCCGCAGCTCATCGCCGACGTCAGCGCGGACATGACCCTGTCCGCCGGCGACGTGCTGCTGGTCGGCGCCCCCGAAGGCGCCCCGCTGGCGCGGCCCGGCGACCACGTCCGCATCGACGTCGCCGGGCTGGGCAGCCTGGAGCACAGCCTGGTCGCCGAAGGAGCCCACGCATGA
- the hpaR gene encoding homoprotocatechuate degradation operon regulator HpaR gives MEHTDLGRGAAPPDDMREGLRAFSRSLPMTLLRAREAVMGRFRVILRDHGLTEQQWRVLRALNASSEPMRASELSDRTFISMPSLSRLLKTLEARGAIERAAHQDDLRVAQLSISKGGKDLVAIVGPLTEDTYGEITALVGAEELEQLQRLLNHVTASLGLPR, from the coding sequence GTGGAACACACAGACCTTGGCCGGGGCGCGGCCCCACCGGACGACATGCGGGAAGGCCTGCGCGCCTTCTCGCGCTCGCTTCCCATGACCTTGTTGCGCGCGCGCGAAGCCGTGATGGGCCGTTTCCGCGTGATCCTGCGCGACCATGGCCTGACAGAACAGCAATGGCGGGTGCTGCGCGCCCTCAACGCGTCCAGCGAGCCCATGCGCGCCAGCGAACTGTCCGACCGCACGTTCATCAGCATGCCAAGCCTGTCGCGCCTGCTGAAAACGCTGGAAGCACGCGGCGCCATCGAGCGCGCGGCGCACCAGGACGACCTGCGGGTCGCCCAGTTGTCCATCAGCAAGGGCGGCAAAGACCTCGTGGCCATTGTCGGTCCGCTCACCGAGGACACTTATGGCGAGATCACGGCGCTCGTCGGGGCAGAGGAACTCGAGCAGTTGCAGCGGCTGCTGAATCACGTGACGGCCAGCCTAGGTCTGCCGCGCTGA
- a CDS encoding sn-glycerol-3-phosphate import ATP-binding protein UgpC, whose protein sequence is MATLSFERVKKIYAGNVPAIHGIDMEVADGEFIVIVGPSGCGKSTLMRMVAGLETITEGQIRIDGQVVNDLEPAERDIAMVFQNYALYPHMSVYDNMAYGLKIRKLPRDEIRKRVEAAAQILELGKLLDRRPRQLSGGQRQRVAMGRAIVREPKVFLFDEPLSNLDAKLRVAMRLEILKLHRRLGTTSLYVTHDQVEAMTLAHRMVVMNQGVPEQIGTPMEVFEKPASTFVAGFIGSPPMNLLRVQVAGDGTVQTANGAPLDISPLDVPQAVRGRRVVMGMRPEHMLLNTRGVTATVEMIETLGSEQLVHCRSGDAMLVVRCSTRQLSDSPSKVTDQVQIGPDGRHPLHWFETDSGRRVEGL, encoded by the coding sequence ATGGCAACTCTGAGCTTCGAGCGAGTCAAGAAGATCTACGCCGGCAACGTGCCGGCGATCCACGGCATCGACATGGAGGTGGCCGACGGCGAGTTCATCGTCATCGTGGGTCCGTCGGGATGCGGCAAGAGCACCCTGATGCGCATGGTGGCCGGGCTGGAGACCATCACCGAGGGCCAGATCCGCATCGACGGCCAGGTGGTCAACGACCTGGAGCCGGCCGAGCGCGACATCGCCATGGTGTTCCAGAACTACGCGCTGTACCCGCACATGAGCGTGTACGACAACATGGCCTACGGTCTGAAGATCCGCAAGCTGCCGCGCGACGAGATCCGCAAGCGCGTCGAAGCGGCCGCGCAGATCCTGGAACTGGGCAAGCTGCTCGACCGGCGGCCCCGCCAATTGTCGGGCGGCCAGCGCCAGCGCGTGGCCATGGGGCGGGCCATCGTGCGCGAGCCCAAGGTGTTCCTGTTCGACGAGCCGCTGTCCAACCTGGACGCCAAGCTGCGCGTGGCCATGCGCCTGGAGATCCTGAAACTTCACCGGCGCCTGGGCACCACCAGCCTGTACGTCACGCACGACCAGGTCGAGGCCATGACGCTGGCGCATCGCATGGTGGTGATGAACCAGGGCGTGCCCGAACAGATCGGCACCCCCATGGAAGTGTTCGAGAAACCGGCCTCGACGTTCGTGGCAGGCTTCATCGGCTCGCCGCCCATGAACCTGCTGCGGGTACAGGTGGCCGGCGATGGCACCGTGCAGACGGCCAACGGCGCGCCGCTCGACATATCGCCGCTGGACGTGCCGCAGGCCGTACGCGGCCGCCGCGTCGTCATGGGCATGCGGCCCGAACACATGCTGCTGAACACCCGCGGCGTCACGGCCACCGTCGAGATGATCGAGACGCTCGGCTCTGAGCAACTGGTGCATTGCCGCAGCGGAGATGCCATGCTGGTCGTGCGCTGCTCCACGCGGCAGCTGAGCGATTCGCCGTCGAAGGTCACCGACCAGGTGCAGATCGGTCCTGACGGACGTCATCCGCTGCATTGGTTCGAAACGGACAGCGGACGGCGCGTGGAAGGCCTGTAG
- the ugpE gene encoding sn-glycerol-3-phosphate ABC transporter permease UgpE encodes MVERRPWLDALAHIILLCGVALVAFPIYVTFVASTQTAQEVASAPMSLIPGPHFVDNYMRALFAGSGGGSSGAPVGRMMTVSLIMALAISLGKIAISLLSAFAVVYFRFPGRMFFFWMIFVTLMLPVEVRIAPTYKVVADLGLLNSYAGLTLPLIASATATFLFRQFFLTVPDELIEAARIDGAGPMRFFFDVLLPLSRTSIAALFVIQFIYGWNQYLWPLLITTQEDMYPVVIGIKRMISGGDSVTEWNITMATAILAMLPPALVVILMQKWFVKGLVDTEK; translated from the coding sequence ATGGTAGAACGCCGTCCCTGGCTCGACGCGCTGGCGCACATCATCCTGCTGTGCGGGGTGGCGCTGGTGGCCTTTCCCATTTACGTGACCTTCGTCGCGTCGACCCAGACCGCGCAGGAGGTCGCCTCGGCGCCCATGTCGCTGATCCCCGGACCGCACTTCGTCGACAACTACATGCGCGCCCTCTTCGCGGGGTCCGGCGGCGGATCGTCGGGCGCGCCGGTGGGCCGCATGATGACGGTCAGCCTCATCATGGCGCTGGCGATCTCGCTGGGCAAGATCGCCATCTCGCTGCTGTCGGCCTTCGCGGTGGTGTACTTCCGATTCCCGGGCCGCATGTTCTTCTTCTGGATGATCTTCGTCACACTGATGCTGCCGGTCGAGGTCCGCATCGCGCCGACATACAAGGTGGTGGCCGACCTGGGACTGCTGAACAGCTACGCGGGCCTGACGCTGCCCCTGATCGCGTCGGCCACCGCCACGTTCCTGTTCCGCCAGTTCTTCCTGACCGTGCCCGACGAACTGATCGAGGCCGCCCGCATCGACGGCGCGGGGCCGATGCGCTTCTTCTTCGACGTGCTGCTGCCGCTGTCGCGCACCAGCATCGCGGCGCTGTTCGTCATCCAGTTCATCTATGGCTGGAACCAGTATCTGTGGCCGCTGCTGATTACCACGCAGGAAGACATGTATCCCGTGGTCATCGGCATCAAGCGCATGATCAGCGGTGGCGACAGCGTCACCGAATGGAACATCACCATGGCCACCGCCATCCTGGCGATGCTGCCGCCCGCGCTGGTGGTGATCCTGATGCAGAAGTGGTTCGTCAAGGGCCTGGTCGACACTGAAAAATGA
- the ugpA gene encoding sn-glycerol-3-phosphate ABC transporter permease UgpA codes for MEKRVVFGHKTLPYLLLAPQLVITAVFFFLPAGQAMWQSLRLEDAFGLSSEFVGLANFADLFSQDSYLESFRVTAVFSALVAFVGLALALLLAVMADRVVRGAGLYKTLLIWPYAVAPAVVGVLWLFLFSPSVGILAAALNGMGVPWNPRLDGDQALILVLIAAVWKQISYNFLFFLAGLQSIPRSLIEAAAIDGASPSRRFWTIVFPLLSPTTFFLLVVNVIYAFFDTFAVIDTTTQGGPGTSTAILVYKVYSDGFRGLDLGSSAAQSVVLMLIVIALTVVQFRYIDRKVQY; via the coding sequence ATGGAAAAACGCGTCGTATTCGGCCACAAGACCCTGCCCTATCTGCTGCTGGCGCCACAGCTGGTCATCACGGCCGTGTTTTTCTTCCTGCCCGCCGGCCAGGCCATGTGGCAGTCGCTGCGCCTCGAAGACGCCTTCGGCCTGTCCTCGGAATTCGTCGGCCTGGCCAATTTCGCCGACCTGTTCTCGCAGGACAGCTATCTCGAATCCTTCCGCGTCACCGCCGTCTTCTCGGCGCTGGTGGCTTTCGTGGGGCTGGCCCTGGCGCTGCTGCTGGCGGTGATGGCGGACCGCGTGGTGCGCGGCGCCGGCCTGTACAAGACGCTGCTGATCTGGCCGTATGCCGTGGCCCCCGCCGTGGTGGGCGTACTGTGGCTGTTCCTGTTCTCGCCCTCGGTGGGTATCCTGGCCGCCGCCCTGAACGGCATGGGCGTGCCCTGGAATCCGCGCCTGGACGGCGACCAGGCCCTGATCCTGGTGCTCATCGCCGCGGTCTGGAAGCAGATCTCGTACAACTTCCTGTTTTTCCTCGCCGGCCTGCAATCGATTCCACGCTCGCTGATCGAGGCCGCCGCCATCGACGGCGCCTCGCCGTCGCGCCGCTTCTGGACCATCGTGTTTCCCCTGCTGTCGCCGACGACTTTCTTCCTGCTGGTGGTCAACGTCATCTATGCCTTCTTCGACACCTTCGCGGTAATCGACACCACCACGCAGGGCGGCCCCGGCACATCCACCGCCATCCTGGTCTACAAGGTATACAGCGACGGCTTTCGCGGCCTGGACCTGGGCTCGTCGGCAGCGCAGTCGGTCGTGCTGATGCTGATCGTGATCGCGCTCACGGTGGTGCAGTTCCGCTACATCGACCGCAAGGTCCAGTACTGA
- the ugpB gene encoding sn-glycerol-3-phosphate ABC transporter substrate-binding protein UgpB has translation MRTPRLALGAAAILAAVAGLPAHAATEIQFWHSMEGALGDRVNALVNDFNKSNTEYQVRAVYKGNYGESMNAGIAAFRAGNAPDILQVFEVGTATMMYAKGAIKPVQQMSEEAGDPIDPKEFIGAVAGYYSSPDGKLESMPFNSSTVVFYYNKDAFKKAGLDPEKPPKTWEELAAAGQKLKAAGQECGYTTSWPSWVQLETFSAWHNVPYATKDNGFGGLDARLAVNTDLHVRHMENLAKLGKEGIFQYGGRGDEPNSLFISGKCAMITGSSGLRANIAKNAKFEFGTSTVPYYGDVKGAPQNTIIGGASLWVFANKKPEVYKGVTKFFKFLASPAIAARWHQETGYVPVTKAAYEQTLKDGFYGKNPGTDVGVKQLNVETTAQSRGVRLGFLPQIREIEDAEIERIVSGKTTAKDGLANITKRGDELLEKFQKSAN, from the coding sequence ATGCGCACCCCTCGTCTGGCGCTGGGCGCTGCCGCGATCCTGGCCGCCGTGGCCGGTCTGCCGGCCCATGCCGCCACTGAAATCCAGTTCTGGCACTCCATGGAAGGCGCCCTGGGCGACCGGGTGAATGCCCTGGTCAACGACTTCAACAAGAGCAACACCGAATACCAGGTCAGGGCCGTCTACAAGGGCAACTACGGCGAATCGATGAACGCGGGCATCGCCGCGTTCCGCGCCGGCAACGCGCCCGACATCCTGCAGGTATTCGAAGTCGGCACTGCCACCATGATGTACGCCAAGGGCGCCATCAAGCCGGTGCAGCAGATGTCCGAGGAAGCGGGCGACCCGATCGACCCGAAGGAATTCATCGGCGCGGTGGCGGGCTACTACTCGTCGCCCGACGGCAAGCTCGAGTCGATGCCCTTCAACAGCTCGACGGTCGTTTTCTACTACAACAAGGATGCCTTCAAGAAGGCCGGCCTGGATCCCGAAAAGCCGCCCAAGACCTGGGAAGAACTGGCCGCCGCCGGCCAGAAACTGAAGGCCGCCGGCCAGGAATGCGGCTACACCACCTCGTGGCCGTCGTGGGTGCAGCTGGAAACGTTCTCGGCCTGGCACAACGTGCCGTACGCCACCAAGGACAACGGCTTCGGCGGCCTGGACGCGCGCCTGGCGGTCAACACCGACCTGCACGTGCGCCACATGGAGAACCTGGCCAAGCTCGGCAAGGAAGGCATCTTCCAGTATGGCGGACGCGGCGACGAGCCGAACTCGCTGTTCATCAGCGGCAAATGCGCCATGATCACCGGTTCCAGCGGCCTGCGCGCCAACATCGCCAAGAATGCCAAGTTCGAGTTCGGCACCTCTACCGTGCCCTACTACGGCGACGTCAAGGGCGCGCCGCAGAACACCATCATCGGCGGCGCGTCGCTGTGGGTCTTCGCCAACAAGAAGCCCGAGGTCTACAAGGGCGTGACCAAGTTCTTCAAGTTCCTGGCCAGCCCCGCCATCGCCGCGCGCTGGCACCAGGAGACCGGCTACGTGCCCGTCACCAAGGCGGCCTACGAGCAGACGCTGAAGGACGGTTTCTACGGCAAGAATCCCGGCACCGACGTCGGCGTGAAGCAGCTCAACGTCGAGACCACCGCGCAGTCGCGCGGCGTTCGCCTGGGCTTCCTGCCGCAGATCCGCGAGATCGAGGATGCCGAGATCGAGCGCATCGTCTCGGGCAAGACCACGGCCAAGGATGGCCTGGCCAACATCACGAAGCGGGGCGACGAACTGCTCGAGAAGTTCCAGAAGAGCGCCAACTGA
- a CDS encoding Rpn family recombination-promoting nuclease/putative transposase, whose amino-acid sequence MPRHDALYKRLFSHAPMMRALLQGFTPEGLAGQVDLLSLEKVSGSFVARDRRAGHSDLVWRARAGAGKGTVYLLLEFQSRVDAHMALRMMTYLGLLYEDLLLQGIGGARQPLPAVLPMVLYSGAQRWHAPRELGESVAPFPEGLKPFQPRLQYLLVDQVRLAQSGALPSHNLAAVFFQIQAWGSSESLTQAVRTLYEGTSTSDVAELRRDLVRWLREQRLFHEQADMLLEPDDAREIRTMLGKMIEEILNESANDARAAGWAQGLEQGREQGIEQGLEQGRHALLEQLLAHRFGPLPPSLRMRLDAASPEQLGHWAIAMLDAPSLDAVFAQPAH is encoded by the coding sequence ATGCCGCGCCACGATGCCCTGTACAAACGTCTTTTCTCGCACGCGCCGATGATGCGGGCCTTGCTGCAGGGCTTCACGCCCGAGGGCCTGGCCGGGCAGGTCGATCTGCTGTCTCTGGAGAAAGTGTCCGGCTCTTTCGTGGCGCGGGATCGACGGGCAGGCCACAGCGACCTGGTATGGCGTGCGCGCGCTGGCGCCGGAAAAGGAACCGTGTATCTGCTGCTCGAGTTCCAGTCGCGGGTCGACGCGCACATGGCGCTGCGCATGATGACGTACCTGGGCTTGTTGTACGAGGATTTGCTTCTGCAGGGCATCGGCGGAGCACGGCAACCCCTTCCGGCGGTGCTGCCGATGGTGTTGTACAGCGGTGCGCAACGCTGGCATGCGCCGCGGGAACTCGGCGAGTCGGTCGCGCCGTTTCCCGAGGGGTTGAAACCGTTTCAGCCGCGCCTGCAGTACCTGCTGGTCGATCAGGTGCGGCTGGCTCAGTCGGGCGCGCTGCCCAGCCATAACCTGGCGGCGGTTTTCTTCCAGATCCAGGCTTGGGGCTCATCCGAGTCTCTCACCCAGGCAGTGCGCACACTGTACGAAGGCACGTCGACCTCGGACGTGGCCGAGTTGCGCAGGGATTTGGTCCGATGGTTGCGTGAACAACGTCTATTCCACGAGCAGGCCGATATGCTGCTGGAACCAGACGATGCAAGGGAGATCAGGACCATGCTGGGAAAGATGATCGAGGAAATATTGAACGAGTCGGCCAACGATGCCCGGGCGGCCGGGTGGGCGCAGGGGCTCGAGCAAGGGCGCGAGCAAGGGATCGAGCAGGGGCTCGAGCAAGGCCGCCACGCGCTGCTCGAGCAACTGCTCGCCCACCGGTTCGGCCCTTTGCCCCCGTCATTGCGTATGCG